One genomic region from Arthrobacter sp. YN encodes:
- a CDS encoding metal ABC transporter solute-binding protein, Zn/Mn family — translation MILILSRSEVPVRRSAARLSMAASAALAALFLSSCAGTAGASDPSSSGAIEVVTSTNVYGDVVKAIGGDKVNVNAIITKTSQDPHSYEASAQDKLVISKAKLVVENGGGYDEFLHKIADETKVGHENMISAVEISGLAPEEEAHSEESHSEEGHTHNHGEFNEHVWYSLDTMGKLADAVAAKLGSLDAGSATTFTANAEAFKTKLADLTGKLDAVKAANDHAPVAVTEPVPLYLLEAAGLENKTPEAYSAAIEEETDVPAAVLKETTDLVTAKSVRFLAYNEQTEGPQTEAVKRAAEAAGVPVVNFTETLPDGKDYVQWMSDNVESVSSALKK, via the coding sequence TTGATTCTCATTTTGAGTAGATCCGAGGTTCCCGTGCGTCGTTCCGCCGCCCGCCTGTCCATGGCCGCTTCCGCAGCCCTTGCCGCCCTGTTTCTTTCTTCCTGCGCGGGGACAGCAGGGGCAAGCGATCCGTCGTCGTCCGGTGCCATTGAAGTAGTCACCTCCACGAATGTCTACGGGGATGTTGTGAAGGCAATTGGCGGGGACAAAGTCAACGTGAACGCCATCATCACCAAGACAAGCCAGGACCCGCACTCCTATGAGGCAAGTGCCCAGGACAAGCTGGTGATCTCCAAGGCCAAGCTCGTGGTGGAGAACGGCGGAGGCTATGACGAGTTCCTCCACAAAATTGCTGATGAGACCAAGGTCGGCCACGAGAACATGATCAGCGCCGTGGAAATCTCCGGGCTCGCCCCGGAAGAAGAAGCCCACAGCGAGGAATCCCACAGCGAAGAAGGCCACACCCACAACCACGGCGAGTTCAATGAGCACGTCTGGTACAGCTTGGACACCATGGGCAAGCTCGCCGATGCAGTCGCTGCCAAGCTCGGCAGCCTGGATGCGGGATCGGCGACGACCTTCACAGCCAATGCCGAAGCCTTCAAAACCAAACTCGCCGACCTCACCGGAAAGCTCGACGCCGTCAAGGCCGCAAACGACCATGCGCCGGTAGCTGTCACCGAGCCCGTGCCCTTGTACCTCCTGGAAGCTGCCGGCCTGGAAAACAAAACTCCGGAGGCTTACAGCGCTGCCATTGAAGAGGAAACAGATGTCCCGGCCGCCGTGTTGAAGGAAACCACGGACCTGGTCACTGCCAAATCCGTGCGGTTCCTGGCGTACAACGAGCAGACCGAAGGGCCCCAGACTGAAGCCGTCAAGCGGGCCGCGGAAGCTGCCGGCGTGCCGGTGGTGAACTTCACCGAGACGCTGCCTGATGGCAAGGACTACGTCCAGTGGATGTCCGACAACGTGGAGTCGGTTTCCTCCGCGCTCAAGAAGTAG
- a CDS encoding metal ABC transporter permease, whose product MDLDTILQTIFNFENYGELLVLVQNSIWAGAVLGLLGGLVGTFVMKRDLAFAVHGISELSFAGAAFALLIGADIIFGSLVGSVAAAVLLGFMGVRARDKNSIIGVIMPFGLGLGILFLALYEGRAANKFGLLTGQIVSVDTVQLQVLAGTAVVVMIALAAIWRPLSFASVDPEMAEARGVPVRGLAIGFMVLLGVSVALSIQIVGALLVLALLITPAAAALRVTTSPRLVVVLSVVFAMTATVGGILLALGSRIPISPYVTTLSFLIYVVCRVIGRVRANRGLNGRVSRDQPAGAL is encoded by the coding sequence ATGGACCTCGACACCATTCTGCAGACCATTTTCAACTTCGAGAACTACGGTGAGTTGCTGGTCCTCGTTCAGAACTCCATTTGGGCTGGAGCCGTGCTGGGGCTGCTGGGCGGGTTGGTGGGCACGTTCGTCATGAAACGGGACCTGGCTTTCGCTGTCCACGGCATTTCGGAACTGTCCTTCGCCGGCGCTGCGTTTGCCTTGCTGATCGGCGCCGACATCATCTTTGGCTCCTTGGTCGGCTCAGTGGCGGCTGCTGTATTGCTGGGCTTCATGGGCGTCCGGGCGCGGGACAAGAACTCGATCATCGGTGTCATCATGCCGTTCGGCCTGGGGCTGGGCATCCTTTTCCTGGCGCTCTATGAGGGCCGCGCGGCCAACAAGTTCGGACTGCTGACCGGTCAGATTGTCTCCGTGGACACCGTGCAGCTGCAGGTTCTTGCAGGAACTGCAGTGGTGGTGATGATCGCCTTGGCAGCAATCTGGCGGCCGCTGAGCTTTGCCAGCGTAGACCCCGAAATGGCGGAAGCCAGAGGTGTTCCGGTTCGTGGCCTGGCCATTGGATTCATGGTGCTGCTGGGCGTCAGTGTGGCGCTGTCCATCCAGATCGTCGGCGCCCTGCTGGTCCTCGCGTTGCTGATTACGCCGGCGGCAGCTGCGCTTCGGGTTACCACATCACCCCGGTTGGTGGTAGTGCTGAGCGTGGTTTTCGCGATGACGGCTACCGTCGGCGGAATCCTGCTGGCCCTCGGCAGCCGGATTCCCATCAGCCCGTACGTCACCACGCTGTCATTCCTGATCTATGTGGTGTGCAGGGTGATTGGACGGGTCAGGGCCAACAGGGGCCTCAACGGCAGGGTGTCGCGGGATCAGCCGGCAGGCGCCCTCTAG
- a CDS encoding hemolysin family protein gives MEWILLLAGFALILGTGFFVAVEFSLVALDQASVQRAVNNGDHAAAPLLKCLKSLSTQLSSCQLGITLTTLLTGFVMEPSLGQLLGGPLASLGFSPDAAHSVALILAMAVATLLSMLIGELVPKNMAIALAFPLGKRLARPQLMFTAVFKPAIVVLNGFSNKVLNLFGLEAKEEISGARTPAELASLVRRSAELGTLDAGTANFVARTLNFSGRTAADVMTPRIRMETIDADQPVADILDAARRTGYSRFPVIGDSTDDIRGVVHVKKAVAVPAERRAKLEAGAIMTDVLQVPETIHLDALLSELREGNLQLAVVLDEYGGTAGITTLEDLVEEIVGEVADEHDKVRPGVLQSASGDWYFPGLLRPDEVSEQIPNLTVPDESAYETVGGYVMSQLGRIARTGDVVDTVGGTLTVTRMDGRRIDRICFHHVESDDSAPENAENPRHEAGAV, from the coding sequence GTGGAATGGATTCTTCTCCTCGCCGGATTTGCCCTGATCCTGGGTACCGGCTTCTTTGTAGCAGTTGAGTTTTCCCTGGTTGCGTTGGACCAAGCCAGCGTTCAGCGTGCGGTTAATAACGGCGATCATGCTGCCGCCCCGCTGCTGAAGTGCCTCAAGTCGCTGTCCACGCAGCTTTCCAGTTGCCAGCTCGGGATCACCCTGACCACGCTGCTGACCGGCTTCGTCATGGAACCCTCCTTGGGGCAACTTCTTGGGGGTCCGCTTGCGTCCCTGGGGTTCAGCCCGGATGCAGCGCATTCAGTGGCCTTAATCCTGGCGATGGCTGTCGCCACCCTCTTGTCGATGCTGATCGGCGAACTGGTTCCCAAGAACATGGCCATCGCCCTTGCATTCCCTTTGGGCAAACGCCTTGCCCGCCCCCAGCTGATGTTCACGGCCGTTTTCAAGCCGGCCATCGTGGTTCTTAACGGGTTCTCCAACAAGGTGCTGAACCTGTTCGGCCTTGAAGCCAAGGAAGAGATCTCCGGGGCAAGGACCCCCGCGGAGCTGGCCTCCTTGGTGAGGCGCTCCGCTGAGCTGGGGACTTTGGACGCAGGGACCGCCAACTTCGTTGCCCGCACCCTGAACTTTTCCGGGCGCACGGCAGCAGACGTCATGACACCGCGTATCCGCATGGAAACGATCGATGCCGACCAGCCTGTGGCCGACATCCTCGACGCCGCGCGGCGCACCGGATATTCGCGGTTCCCCGTTATTGGTGATTCCACGGATGACATCCGCGGCGTGGTGCACGTCAAGAAAGCCGTGGCTGTCCCGGCAGAGCGCCGGGCCAAGCTCGAGGCCGGTGCGATCATGACCGATGTCCTGCAGGTTCCCGAAACCATTCACCTGGATGCGCTGCTCTCCGAGTTGCGCGAGGGTAACCTGCAGTTGGCCGTCGTGCTGGACGAGTACGGCGGAACCGCAGGAATCACCACCCTTGAGGACTTGGTGGAAGAGATCGTCGGTGAGGTCGCTGACGAGCATGACAAAGTCCGCCCGGGAGTGCTGCAGAGCGCGTCCGGCGACTGGTACTTCCCTGGGCTCCTGCGGCCGGATGAGGTTTCCGAGCAGATACCCAATCTCACAGTGCCTGACGAGTCGGCCTATGAGACTGTGGGTGGCTACGTCATGAGCCAGCTTGGTCGTATCGCCAGGACGGGAGACGTCGTAGACACGGTAGGCGGGACGCTCACGGTGACCAGGATGGATGGCCGAAGGATCGACCGGATCTGTTTCCATCATGTGGAGTCGGATGATTCCGCTCCAGAGAATGCAGAGAATCCGCGTCATGAAGCGGGGGCCGTATGA
- a CDS encoding hemolysin family protein has protein sequence MSDWVGIVWLVVLLIGNAFFVGAEFAVMSARRSQIEPLAEAGSKRAQTTLRAMENVSLMLACAQLGITVCSLLILQVAEPAIHHLLAEPLELVGVPVELADIIAFAIALLFVTFLHVTFGEMVPKNISVSVADKAALLLAPPLMFIARLVNPIIWTLNWLANHILRLMKIEPKDEVSSSFTLEEVQSIVQESTRHGLVDDETGLLSGALEFSEHTASHIMVPLDKLVVLKTASTPVDLEKAVSRTGFSRFPMVDDDGELAGYLHVKDILSIPDEGRRHPIAEGRIRSFANLAPDDEIEQAMSVMQRTGSHLARVIGADGETQGVLFLEDVIEQLVGEIRDATQATGIRRYGDQQVK, from the coding sequence ATGAGCGACTGGGTAGGAATTGTCTGGCTCGTCGTTCTCCTGATCGGCAACGCCTTCTTCGTCGGTGCCGAGTTTGCCGTCATGTCTGCACGCCGCAGCCAGATCGAGCCCTTGGCCGAAGCCGGATCAAAGCGCGCGCAGACAACACTGCGTGCCATGGAAAACGTTTCGTTGATGCTTGCCTGTGCACAGCTGGGCATCACCGTCTGTTCCCTGTTGATCCTTCAGGTTGCCGAACCGGCCATCCATCACTTGTTGGCCGAGCCCCTTGAGCTGGTGGGCGTTCCGGTTGAACTGGCGGACATCATCGCCTTTGCCATCGCCTTGCTGTTCGTCACGTTCCTGCATGTCACTTTTGGCGAGATGGTTCCCAAGAACATCTCCGTTTCCGTAGCCGACAAGGCCGCACTGTTGTTGGCCCCGCCGTTGATGTTCATTGCCCGCCTGGTGAACCCGATCATCTGGACCCTGAACTGGCTGGCCAACCACATCCTGCGGCTGATGAAGATCGAGCCGAAGGACGAGGTGTCTTCCTCGTTCACGCTGGAGGAAGTGCAGTCGATTGTCCAGGAGTCCACGCGCCATGGTTTGGTGGACGACGAAACTGGCTTGTTGAGCGGTGCACTGGAGTTCTCGGAACACACGGCTTCGCACATCATGGTTCCCTTGGACAAATTGGTGGTGCTCAAGACTGCCTCTACTCCCGTGGACCTGGAAAAGGCGGTCAGCCGGACGGGATTCTCCCGTTTCCCCATGGTGGACGACGACGGCGAACTCGCCGGCTACCTGCACGTGAAGGACATCCTGTCCATCCCGGACGAGGGCCGAAGGCATCCCATCGCCGAGGGGCGCATCCGTTCCTTTGCCAACCTTGCGCCGGACGACGAAATCGAGCAGGCCATGTCTGTCATGCAACGGACGGGATCGCACCTGGCCCGTGTCATCGGCGCCGACGGAGAGACCCAGGGTGTCCTCTTCCTGGAGGACGTCATTGAACAATTGGTGGGTGAGATCCGCGACGCAACGCAGGCGACGGGCATCCGCCGGTACGGAGACCAACAGGTCAAGTAA
- a CDS encoding metal ABC transporter ATP-binding protein: protein MNRGQLLTPVVSLRGASLQFGKRALWRDLDLDINPGEFFAVLGPNGSGKTSFLKVLLGLQELHSGTVSLGGHPVERGSKRIGYIPQQKSFAPDTPLRARDLVGLGIDGHRWGMRLSAGKVNPKIDQLLELVGASDYAKVPVGQLSGGEQQRLRVAQALATEPQVLLCDEPLLSLDLHHQQGVSSLINKQCHERNSAVVFVTHEINPVIDYVDRVLYLAGGQFRVGTPQEVMTTEVLSELYNSHVEVIHANGRIVVVGLPDATTHFHDDAHATAGEEF from the coding sequence ATGAATCGAGGACAACTTTTGACACCGGTAGTGAGCCTCCGTGGAGCGAGCCTACAGTTCGGCAAGAGGGCGCTCTGGCGGGATCTCGACCTCGACATCAATCCCGGCGAGTTCTTCGCTGTGCTGGGACCCAACGGCAGCGGCAAGACCAGCTTCCTGAAGGTTCTCCTTGGGCTTCAGGAACTGCATTCAGGAACTGTTTCCCTGGGTGGCCACCCGGTGGAGCGAGGCAGCAAGCGGATTGGCTACATCCCGCAGCAAAAGTCGTTTGCGCCAGACACGCCCTTGCGTGCACGGGACCTGGTGGGCTTGGGGATCGACGGACACCGGTGGGGCATGCGGCTCTCGGCCGGGAAGGTCAACCCGAAAATTGACCAATTACTCGAGCTGGTGGGAGCTTCCGACTACGCGAAGGTGCCAGTGGGGCAACTGTCCGGAGGCGAGCAGCAACGGCTCAGGGTGGCACAAGCACTGGCCACAGAGCCGCAGGTCCTGCTGTGCGACGAACCGCTCCTCTCCCTGGACCTGCACCACCAACAGGGCGTCAGCTCGCTGATCAACAAACAATGCCATGAGCGGAACAGCGCAGTGGTTTTCGTGACCCACGAGATCAACCCGGTGATCGACTATGTTGACCGGGTCCTCTACCTTGCCGGCGGCCAATTCCGTGTGGGCACGCCCCAGGAAGTCATGACTACGGAAGTCCTTTCGGAGCTGTACAACAGCCATGTGGAGGTCATCCATGCCAACGGAAGGATCGTCGTCGTCGGCCTCCCTGACGCAACGACGCACTTCCATGACGATGCCCATGCAACCGCCGGGGAGGAGTTCTAG